From Campylobacter sp. MIT 12-8780, the proteins below share one genomic window:
- a CDS encoding M48 family metallopeptidase, with the protein MKYGIKKAFKKGVLHFENLELKFEYKKIKYLRLKASNDGEFKLSIPLSCTESEVFMFLQKNQTWIDKHLKRFLNAKASLQKDTISFLGRVYTLRFDENFAKTRLYKNELLAKNEKDLEHFFTQHALRIFNFYIQKYQPYFERKVSKISIKKTKTLWGSCNHRFARINLNLRLIHKPLKAIEYVILHELTHLKFPHHQKEFYDFIEQIMPDFRKRQKLLKGLNFTQQI; encoded by the coding sequence ATGAAATATGGCATAAAAAAGGCTTTTAAAAAAGGCGTGCTTCATTTTGAAAATCTTGAATTGAAATTTGAATACAAAAAGATCAAATACCTCCGCCTTAAAGCAAGTAATGATGGAGAATTTAAGCTTAGTATTCCACTTTCTTGCACTGAAAGTGAAGTCTTTATGTTTTTGCAAAAAAATCAGACTTGGATTGATAAGCATTTAAAGCGATTTTTAAATGCAAAGGCAAGCTTGCAAAAAGATACAATCAGCTTTCTTGGCAGGGTTTATACACTACGTTTTGATGAAAATTTTGCAAAAACAAGACTTTATAAAAACGAACTTTTAGCAAAAAATGAAAAAGATTTAGAGCATTTTTTCACACAGCATGCCTTGCGAATTTTTAACTTTTATATACAAAAATATCAGCCTTATTTTGAAAGAAAAGTAAGTAAAATAAGCATTAAAAAAACTAAGACTTTATGGGGTTCTTGCAATCATCGCTTTGCGCGTATAAATTTAAACTTAAGGCTTATTCATAAGCCTTTAAAGGCTATTGAATATGTGATTTTGCATGAATTAACACACTTAAAATTCCCTCATCATCAAAAAGAATTTTATGATTTTATAGAGCAAATCATGCCAGATTTTAGGAAAAGGCAGAAGCTACTTAAAGGCTTAAATTTCACACAACAAATTTAG
- a CDS encoding Kae1-like domain-containing protein, translated as MFLRFDFTYISDNDFLEFLLCYYARDFAFALRKTQDHIIFDVKSDEAGLTDFCNHLNFIANSVFLRHFEVKALEDEYFIQEEPKNLADFTKRDFLSSKNLNAYIEKNELETNEWSCFVDDMLSFDEKEFEPITKENFNVLLDKSANVLKNAKYLVLKNAFGVYKIKLFDDDFKASFLMPTDLKALNSAFVCSNENLKLLASLEKPIMKLRFSSIFRKNHSTPQHEFKVKMAYNLFLFALGLKLFEEGFKFLSFFKLEHFEDELEHFEDELELFEFENQLVIVRGLDFINQRAKELILSKEDKNYARISYILSDFKQESLLLDLSKTQDDIVLLNKELRLLELTMPSSAKQMYEDICADMIGKRLYDNFALQFELLQGEFELEKSFFSLLGLVGLILKLDDSPQKAAVKLLELSDESKIPRGVKIDYRFKEHSKEFDYTRTLRSVMSFLLAGVEATNIAYGAVESLAFFLRDFYDELREKNQAQIVILSGSLFEHKSLLKNALKHLKNCKIAHAPLYI; from the coding sequence GTGTTTTTAAGATTTGACTTTACTTATATAAGTGATAATGATTTTTTGGAGTTTTTGTTGTGCTATTATGCAAGGGATTTTGCCTTTGCTTTGCGTAAAACTCAAGATCATATCATCTTTGATGTGAAGTCTGATGAGGCTGGACTTACTGACTTTTGCAATCATTTGAATTTTATCGCTAATTCAGTTTTTTTGCGTCATTTTGAGGTTAAAGCCTTAGAAGATGAGTATTTTATACAAGAAGAACCAAAAAATTTGGCTGATTTTACAAAAAGGGATTTTTTAAGTTCAAAAAATTTAAATGCTTATATTGAGAAAAACGAGCTTGAAACAAATGAATGGTCGTGTTTTGTAGATGATATGCTAAGTTTTGATGAAAAAGAATTTGAGCCTATCACTAAAGAAAATTTTAATGTCTTGCTTGATAAAAGCGCAAATGTGCTTAAAAACGCCAAGTATTTAGTGCTTAAAAATGCTTTTGGTGTGTATAAAATTAAGCTTTTTGATGATGATTTTAAGGCAAGTTTTTTAATGCCTACTGATTTAAAGGCTTTAAACTCAGCCTTTGTATGCAGCAATGAAAACTTAAAGCTTCTTGCAAGTCTTGAAAAGCCTATAATGAAGCTTCGTTTTAGCTCGATATTTCGTAAAAACCACTCCACGCCACAACATGAATTTAAGGTAAAAATGGCATATAATTTATTTTTATTTGCACTAGGCTTAAAGCTTTTTGAGGAAGGTTTTAAGTTTTTAAGCTTTTTTAAGCTTGAGCATTTTGAAGATGAACTTGAGCATTTTGAAGATGAACTTGAGCTTTTTGAGTTTGAAAACCAGCTTGTGATCGTGCGTGGGCTTGATTTTATCAACCAAAGAGCAAAAGAACTGATTTTAAGCAAAGAAGATAAAAATTATGCACGTATTTCTTATATACTGAGCGATTTTAAGCAAGAGTCTTTATTGCTTGATTTGAGTAAGACTCAAGATGATATTGTGCTTTTAAATAAGGAACTTAGGCTTTTAGAGCTAACAATGCCAAGTTCAGCAAAACAAATGTATGAAGATATTTGTGCTGATATGATTGGAAAACGTTTGTATGATAATTTCGCCCTTCAATTTGAGCTTTTGCAAGGTGAGTTTGAGCTTGAGAAAAGCTTTTTTTCACTGCTTGGCTTAGTTGGGCTTATTTTAAAGCTTGATGATAGCCCTCAAAAAGCAGCTGTAAAGCTTTTAGAGCTTAGTGATGAGAGTAAAATTCCTCGTGGGGTAAAGATTGATTACCGCTTTAAAGAACACTCAAAAGAATTTGATTACACACGTACTTTGCGTTCAGTGATGAGCTTTTTATTAGCCGGTGTAGAAGCTACTAATATAGCTTATGGAGCAGTAGAAAGCTTGGCATTTTTCTTAAGGGATTTTTATGATGAGCTAAGAGAGAAAAATCAAGCTCAAATTGTTATCCTTTCAGGCTCTTTGTTTGAGCATAAAAGCTTACTTAAAAATGCCTTAAAACACCTTAAAAACTGCAAGATAGCTCATGCACCCCTTTATATATAA
- the hypF gene encoding carbamoyltransferase HypF yields the protein MHPFIYKLEISGLVQGVGFRPLVFNLAQELKLKGEVFNDTKGVVIFLSCDEAKLELFLQSLKANLPALARIAHIHISIQKARQAYIDFSITKSKQSLKTSAILSDFALCEACKNEFYDPKNPRYHYPFITCTHCGVRFSIIKKLPYDRQNTSMAEFKMCEFCQSEFKDPKNRRFHAQPISCPECAIKVHLKDSAGRVLASDEKAFKESARLLKQGKVLAIKGMGGFHLVCDALNEKAVKLLRERKHRPFKPLALMCKDMQMALKLAFITPKEEELLNSILKPIVLLKAKKMPAQIAFDTDKIGIMLAYTPFHLLLFEYFSNPIVATSANISSESIIYSEKALLEKLNGVFDYYLDYEREIVNASDDSIACVVNDECMFLRTSRGINPTYIELDENFKNETALALGAELKNQFVIAFDNKLLISPYIGDLKSLDTKERFETLLDFFRKSYDLNFTQVISDKHPHFSLNQDYKKAFKLQHHYAHACAVLFEHGFYTQKLLVFAFDGTGYGDDGHIWGGEVFQASLKEYERVAHFDEFKLINADITQIQNLALGFILKYDLEQEACDFLATIDAKKWANLKKIYTQSKLYTSSLGRIIDAFGSVIFDKERLDYEAQIGLLMEKYYDFSLNYSYNFEFKNNQICVKNAFLQALKDDKKHACTGFLNALATCIIKLSTLYKKKLHLDEKLPVLLCGGVFQNTTLLTLLKNRGLNFKTGLKFPVNDSSIALGQMVHYLKK from the coding sequence ATGCACCCCTTTATATATAAGCTTGAAATTTCAGGACTTGTGCAAGGGGTAGGCTTTCGTCCTTTGGTGTTTAATTTAGCTCAAGAATTAAAGCTTAAAGGCGAGGTTTTTAATGATACAAAGGGCGTGGTGATCTTTTTAAGCTGTGATGAGGCTAAGCTTGAGCTTTTTTTGCAGTCTTTAAAAGCAAATTTACCAGCCCTTGCTCGTATAGCTCACATTCATATAAGCATACAAAAAGCAAGGCAAGCTTATATTGATTTTAGTATCACAAAGTCCAAACAAAGCCTTAAAACAAGTGCTATATTAAGTGATTTTGCACTTTGTGAGGCATGTAAAAATGAATTTTATGATCCAAAAAATCCTCGCTATCATTATCCTTTCATCACTTGCACGCATTGTGGGGTGCGTTTTTCTATCATCAAAAAGCTTCCTTATGATAGACAAAATACCAGTATGGCTGAGTTTAAGATGTGTGAGTTTTGTCAAAGCGAATTTAAAGATCCAAAAAATCGACGCTTCCACGCCCAGCCTATAAGCTGCCCTGAGTGTGCTATCAAAGTGCATTTAAAAGATAGTGCGGGCAGGGTTCTTGCAAGTGATGAAAAAGCCTTTAAAGAAAGTGCAAGGCTTTTAAAGCAAGGTAAAGTGCTTGCTATTAAGGGAATGGGTGGTTTTCATTTGGTATGCGATGCCTTAAATGAAAAGGCGGTAAAGCTTTTAAGAGAGCGAAAACACCGCCCTTTTAAGCCTTTAGCCTTAATGTGTAAGGATATGCAAATGGCTTTAAAATTAGCCTTTATCACGCCAAAAGAAGAAGAGCTTTTAAACTCTATCTTAAAGCCTATCGTGCTTTTAAAGGCTAAAAAAATGCCAGCACAAATTGCTTTTGATACTGATAAAATAGGCATTATGCTAGCTTACACGCCCTTTCATCTCTTGCTTTTTGAGTATTTTTCAAACCCAATAGTGGCTACAAGTGCTAATATAAGCTCTGAAAGCATTATTTATAGCGAAAAAGCCTTGCTAGAAAAGCTTAATGGGGTGTTTGATTATTATCTTGATTATGAAAGAGAGATTGTCAATGCAAGTGATGATAGCATAGCTTGTGTAGTAAATGATGAGTGTATGTTTTTACGCACTTCAAGAGGGATAAATCCAACTTATATAGAGCTTGATGAGAATTTTAAAAATGAAACTGCCCTTGCTTTAGGGGCTGAGCTTAAAAATCAATTCGTGATCGCTTTTGATAATAAGCTTTTGATTTCTCCTTATATAGGGGATTTAAAAAGCTTAGATACTAAAGAACGTTTTGAAACACTTTTGGATTTTTTTCGCAAAAGTTATGATTTAAATTTTACGCAAGTTATTAGTGATAAGCACCCGCATTTTAGCCTCAATCAAGACTATAAAAAAGCTTTTAAGCTCCAGCACCATTACGCTCATGCTTGTGCTGTGCTTTTTGAGCATGGTTTTTATACGCAAAAATTACTTGTTTTTGCCTTTGATGGCACTGGGTATGGCGATGATGGTCATATTTGGGGAGGAGAAGTCTTTCAAGCGAGCTTAAAAGAGTATGAAAGAGTGGCTCATTTTGATGAGTTTAAGCTTATCAATGCAGATATTACACAGATTCAAAACTTAGCCTTAGGTTTTATTTTAAAATATGATTTAGAGCAAGAAGCTTGTGATTTTTTAGCTACTATAGACGCTAAAAAATGGGCAAATCTTAAAAAAATTTATACCCAAAGCAAGCTTTATACAAGCTCTTTAGGCAGGATTATTGATGCTTTTGGGAGTGTGATTTTTGATAAAGAAAGACTTGATTATGAAGCACAAATTGGGCTTTTAATGGAAAAATATTATGATTTTAGCTTAAATTATAGCTATAATTTTGAGTTTAAAAATAATCAAATTTGTGTTAAAAATGCCTTTTTACAAGCCCTAAAAGATGATAAAAAACACGCTTGCACAGGCTTTTTAAATGCACTTGCAACTTGCATTATCAAACTTTCAACGCTGTATAAAAAAAAGCTACACTTAGATGAGAAACTGCCAGTTTTACTTTGTGGGGGCGTTTTTCAAAATACAACTTTGTTAACTTTGCTTAAAAATAGGGGTTTAAATTTTAAAACAGGCTTAAAATTTCCAGTAAATGACAGCTCTATAGCACTTGGACAAATGGTGCATTATTTAAAAAAATAA